From Thermodesulfobacteriota bacterium, a single genomic window includes:
- a CDS encoding aldehyde dehydrogenase family protein: MTRLYDERCGKLLELAESLGKNRARIAREAARDLLFTVKDSETEVGVTISRLRMFPDARPILEGRRPLGGEGSSVSLMLSYNGSSWLNTAIASLYMAGNRVNVKFSSKGSGLSALTESLYRPIFGDDIRFTRESGKEFLRRSLEDPGVSAVIAFGSDENILPYEKAFRESGKKLVFEGPGQDPFIVFPDADLGLALEDLLASKFSYSGQTCIAPKRIFVHRSIYEEFLARFEERVRALVAGSPENARTDVSPVASSLAVARIREQLEESAAMGAKIVCGGGIEGNLIHPTIVRDATDGMLGMREEVFGPVAFTSPFDTKEEVVARAKAHKYGLRAALFGGKEAADAAKELAGEDYCHPVPAYTFGRFGTIALNIPREESWRGAFVIKAIGGYGYSGWIWETAGGTFRIKQGPKLLSVETSMP; the protein is encoded by the coding sequence GTGACCCGACTTTACGACGAACGGTGCGGGAAGCTCCTGGAGCTGGCGGAGAGCCTCGGGAAGAATCGGGCGCGGATCGCCCGGGAGGCGGCCCGCGACCTGCTGTTCACCGTCAAGGACAGCGAGACGGAAGTGGGCGTCACGATCTCGCGGCTCAGGATGTTCCCCGACGCGAGGCCGATCCTCGAAGGAAGGCGTCCCCTCGGCGGAGAGGGCTCCTCCGTTTCCCTCATGCTCTCCTACAACGGCAGCTCCTGGCTCAACACCGCGATCGCGTCGCTCTACATGGCGGGGAATCGCGTGAACGTGAAATTCTCCTCGAAGGGATCCGGCCTCTCCGCCCTCACGGAGTCGCTCTACCGGCCGATCTTCGGAGACGACATCCGTTTCACGCGGGAGAGCGGGAAGGAGTTTTTGCGGCGGTCGCTGGAGGATCCCGGCGTCTCCGCCGTGATCGCGTTCGGCTCGGACGAAAACATCCTCCCCTACGAGAAGGCGTTCCGCGAAAGCGGAAAGAAACTGGTCTTCGAGGGACCCGGGCAGGATCCCTTCATCGTGTTCCCCGACGCGGACCTCGGCCTTGCCCTCGAGGACCTGTTGGCCTCGAAGTTCTCCTACTCCGGACAGACGTGCATCGCCCCGAAAAGGATCTTCGTCCACCGCTCGATCTACGAAGAGTTCCTCGCGCGGTTCGAAGAGCGCGTCCGCGCGCTCGTCGCCGGCTCCCCGGAAAACGCCCGGACGGACGTCTCCCCCGTGGCGAGCTCCCTGGCGGTCGCGCGGATCCGGGAGCAGCTCGAGGAGTCGGCGGCGATGGGTGCGAAAATCGTCTGCGGCGGCGGGATCGAGGGGAACCTGATCCATCCCACGATCGTCCGGGACGCCACGGACGGCATGTTAGGCATGCGGGAGGAGGTCTTCGGCCCCGTGGCGTTCACCTCTCCCTTCGATACGAAAGAGGAGGTCGTTGCCCGCGCGAAGGCCCACAAATACGGGCTGCGCGCGGCGCTCTTCGGCGGGAAGGAGGCGGCGGATGCGGCGAAGGAGCTGGCGGGCGAGGATTACTGCCATCCGGTCCCGGCCTACACCTTCGGGAGGTTCGGAACGATCGCGCTGAACATCCCCCGCGAGGAGTCCTGGCGCGGCGCCTTCGTGATCAAGGCCATCGGGGGCTACGGATACTCCGGCTGGATCTGGGAGACGGCGGGCGGAACGTTCCGGATCAAGCAGGGGCCGAAGCTGCTGAGCGTCGAGACTTCAATGCCGTAG
- a CDS encoding zinc ribbon domain-containing protein — protein sequence MLITYEYECGSCGYRFERDQAISDKPVAKCPKCGKKPQRLISGGSGFIWKGGDNGPGRFTSVDDTARLGRTGRTRVTPEGKSARGKGR from the coding sequence ATGCTCATCACATACGAATACGAATGCGGTTCCTGCGGATACCGGTTCGAGCGCGACCAGGCCATCAGCGACAAGCCGGTGGCGAAATGCCCCAAGTGCGGGAAGAAGCCGCAGCGGCTGATCAGCGGCGGGAGCGGGTTCATCTGGAAGGGAGGGGACAACGGCCCCGGCCGGTTCACTTCCGTCGACGATACCGCGCGCCTCGGGCGCACGGGCAGGACCCGCGTGACCCCGGAAGGGAAATCCGCCCGCGGGAAGGGGAGGTAG
- a CDS encoding NAD(P)-dependent alcohol dehydrogenase, with protein MYNAKAYSVAGETSPFASTRIPRRDATDRDVQIEILYCGICHSDLHTARNEWASVMPTVYPCVPGHEIVGRVTRVGSAVKKFKAGDLAAVGCLVDSDGACPECSAGQEQFCRKAVFTYNSPDKHLGTVTYGGYSESIVVDERFVLRVPSNLELAGAAPLLCAGITTYSPMRRWGVGKGKKAGVVGLGGLGHMGVKFAHAFGAHVVVFTTSPGKKEDALRLGADEVVLSRNADEMKKHAGSFDFILDAVSAEHDINAYINLLRRDGNITLVGAPEKPLPVGAFGLLFGRRSLSGSLIGGIPETQEMLDFCGAHNITSDVEVIPIQKVNEAYERLLKSDVKYRFSIDMASLKSE; from the coding sequence ATGTACAACGCCAAGGCGTACTCCGTTGCCGGCGAGACATCGCCGTTCGCCTCCACCAGGATCCCGCGGCGCGACGCCACCGATCGCGACGTGCAGATCGAAATCCTCTACTGCGGCATATGCCACTCCGACCTCCACACGGCCCGGAACGAGTGGGCCAGCGTCATGCCTACGGTCTACCCCTGCGTCCCCGGCCATGAGATCGTCGGGCGGGTGACCAGGGTCGGCTCCGCGGTCAAGAAGTTCAAGGCCGGCGATCTCGCCGCGGTCGGGTGCCTGGTCGACTCGGACGGCGCCTGCCCCGAGTGCAGCGCGGGGCAGGAGCAGTTCTGCCGGAAAGCGGTCTTCACGTACAACTCCCCGGACAAGCATCTCGGCACCGTCACCTACGGCGGGTATTCCGAAAGCATCGTCGTCGACGAGCGCTTCGTGCTGCGGGTCCCGTCCAACCTCGAACTCGCCGGCGCCGCCCCGCTGCTCTGCGCCGGGATCACGACGTACTCTCCCATGCGCCGCTGGGGCGTGGGCAAGGGGAAGAAGGCCGGCGTGGTCGGACTCGGCGGGCTGGGCCACATGGGGGTAAAGTTCGCGCATGCGTTCGGGGCCCATGTCGTCGTCTTTACGACCTCGCCGGGCAAGAAGGAAGACGCGCTTCGCCTCGGCGCCGACGAGGTCGTCCTCTCCCGCAACGCCGACGAGATGAAGAAACATGCAGGCAGCTTCGACTTCATCCTCGATGCCGTCTCCGCCGAGCACGACATCAACGCCTACATCAACCTCCTCCGCCGCGACGGCAACATCACGCTCGTCGGAGCTCCGGAGAAGCCGCTCCCCGTCGGCGCCTTCGGACTCCTGTTCGGGCGCCGCAGCCTCTCCGGCTCGCTCATCGGCGGCATCCCCGAGACCCAGGAGATGCTCGACTTCTGCGGAGCGCACAACATCACATCCGACGTCGAGGTCATCCCGATACAGAAGGTCAACGAGGCGTACGAGCGGCTGCTTAAGTCCGACGTGAAGTACCGCTTTTCCATCGACATGGCTTCCCTCAAATCCGAGTGA
- a CDS encoding alpha/beta hydrolase gives MAASIWSRAIGPGEPHAVLQGNLMKMLVLALLVSAFLYMGLLFLFQEKQIYFPDNPTREKMLAEVRRLGLAPWPDDEGFRGLLREPTGRVRGTVVMFHGNAGHAGHREWYAGVFIRFGLRLILAEYPAYGSRDGSLGEKSLVADAQETLAMARQRFPGPLLLAGESLGAGVAAAAAKSSGADAVLLITPWDRIQSVARHHFPWLPVGLLLRDRYDSSGNLSGYRGRVAVVIAGRDSIVPPEFGSRLFEDLSEPKRLWVVPAADHNDWMDRVDAVWWQSVVDFLVDG, from the coding sequence ATGGCCGCGTCGATATGGAGTCGTGCCATTGGCCCGGGTGAGCCGCACGCAGTCTTGCAGGGCAACTTGATGAAAATGCTTGTCCTGGCCCTGCTCGTCTCAGCCTTCCTTTACATGGGATTGCTGTTCCTGTTCCAGGAGAAACAGATCTACTTTCCCGACAATCCGACTCGAGAGAAAATGCTCGCCGAGGTCCGTCGTCTCGGCTTGGCCCCCTGGCCCGATGATGAGGGATTCCGGGGGCTATTGCGAGAGCCGACGGGCCGCGTCCGCGGAACGGTCGTGATGTTTCACGGGAATGCGGGGCATGCCGGGCACCGGGAGTGGTATGCGGGCGTCTTCATCCGGTTCGGTTTGCGCCTGATCCTTGCCGAATACCCGGCTTACGGCTCGCGGGACGGATCGCTCGGGGAGAAGTCGCTGGTTGCCGACGCCCAAGAGACGCTCGCGATGGCTCGGCAACGGTTTCCGGGGCCCCTTCTTCTCGCGGGGGAATCGCTCGGAGCCGGTGTCGCCGCCGCCGCGGCGAAGTCCTCCGGCGCGGACGCTGTCCTGCTGATCACTCCCTGGGACAGGATCCAAAGCGTCGCGCGCCATCACTTTCCGTGGCTTCCCGTCGGCCTGCTTCTGCGCGACCGTTATGACAGCAGCGGGAATCTATCGGGTTACAGGGGCCGCGTCGCCGTGGTCATCGCGGGGCGCGACAGCATCGTACCGCCGGAGTTCGGCAGCCGCCTGTTCGAGGACCTCTCCGAACCCAAACGGCTTTGGGTGGTTCCCGCCGCTGATCACAACGACTGGATGGATCGCGTCGATGCGGTGTGGTGGCAATCCGTCGTCGATTTCCTTGTCGACGGTTAA
- a CDS encoding MGMT family protein: MNYISKPFFEQVYTVVKQIPFGRVISYGRIARMLGRPHAAREVGWAMRCCPEHLPAQRVVMADGSITGGMYADIRKALLEAEGVVFLTDGRVDMESCHWPG; this comes from the coding sequence ATGAATTATATTTCGAAGCCGTTTTTTGAACAAGTGTACACCGTTGTCAAGCAAATACCTTTCGGCAGAGTGATATCATACGGCCGGATCGCCCGGATGCTGGGGCGACCGCATGCGGCGCGAGAGGTCGGTTGGGCCATGCGTTGTTGTCCGGAGCATTTGCCGGCGCAGCGGGTCGTCATGGCGGACGGATCCATCACAGGCGGCATGTATGCGGATATACGCAAGGCTCTTTTGGAAGCCGAAGGAGTGGTTTTCCTGACGGATGGCCGCGTCGATATGGAGTCGTGCCATTGGCCCGGGTGA
- a CDS encoding response regulator has translation MPTFRWFSRLTCGLFSGMSFADHQTLPATGQYSNKERAAIRNIFVWEEEPVLRDKLVDSLRNEECRVVSPTDFSEATEAVTQEIFDLILCDYWMRKTDGVAFFNLIRDLQKTAVKVLMAGYPTGLTKSDLRRAGIDHLIKKPAAFECVKTLMEDLAHGKPRSFRPMESKTKGGPSTWQ, from the coding sequence ATGCCTACGTTTCGCTGGTTTTCCCGGCTGACCTGCGGTTTATTTTCCGGCATGTCATTTGCTGATCATCAAACGCTGCCCGCAACAGGACAATACAGCAACAAGGAGCGAGCCGCCATCCGAAACATCTTCGTTTGGGAAGAAGAGCCGGTGCTCCGCGACAAGCTCGTCGATTCCCTGCGAAATGAGGAGTGCCGCGTCGTCTCGCCGACGGATTTTTCGGAAGCGACCGAGGCCGTGACGCAGGAGATCTTCGACCTCATCCTGTGCGACTACTGGATGAGGAAGACCGACGGGGTGGCGTTTTTCAACCTCATCCGGGACCTGCAGAAAACCGCCGTCAAGGTTCTGATGGCGGGGTATCCCACGGGTTTGACGAAATCCGATCTCCGGCGTGCCGGGATCGATCATCTCATCAAGAAGCCGGCCGCCTTCGAGTGCGTCAAGACCCTGATGGAAGACCTCGCTCACGGAAAACCACGGTCCTTCCGGCCAATGGAATCAAAGACAAAAGGGGGTCCGTCGACATGGCAATAA
- a CDS encoding OsmC family protein, whose amino-acid sequence MYRLVLNGTPRIDVAYRDKTISYATDGSLVNPLEATYAALAGCAGVYAIKACKKLGISDAGIDIQLKPMVKAANPAMPGRIVTTVSFPPHIGREQRDAILESIGECAVKKLIRSGSDVEFQVAEAEAGG is encoded by the coding sequence ATGTACCGGCTCGTCCTCAACGGGACTCCCCGCATCGACGTTGCCTACCGGGACAAGACGATCTCCTACGCGACGGACGGCTCCCTGGTCAATCCGCTGGAGGCGACCTACGCGGCGCTGGCCGGCTGCGCCGGCGTGTACGCGATCAAGGCCTGCAAAAAGCTGGGGATCTCCGACGCCGGCATCGACATCCAGCTCAAGCCCATGGTGAAGGCGGCCAACCCCGCCATGCCGGGGCGCATCGTGACCACGGTATCCTTTCCGCCGCACATCGGCCGGGAGCAGCGCGACGCGATCCTCGAATCGATCGGGGAATGCGCGGTGAAGAAGCTGATCCGGAGCGGGTCGGACGTGGAATTCCAGGTCGCGGAGGCCGAAGCTGGCGGATAA
- a CDS encoding IPT/TIG domain-containing protein — MTYGRSARFSAAAAMILFSLAFSIPSHGIDAPGIKTMSPPAQTTTSPYQVQPAPKAGPAGIGSTGASECILTSVSPVAAEVGNEIVLTGQGLSGSCSVYFQNASGGAYAAGSQTISPTQMKVIVPVLASGMGTISVRPRNSALPAGIQAAMGAKPFEVKPTVPVLQSVSHAPATTGEQINVYGSNFKQGEPYGAWFVSSTGKRVPAPPLTWLTATSFRVTVPDLEQNFGYQDGAQYPDTFFVTRGSTPSNRLPLKVLPAPRCLLKTVTPVAEYATGFVTLNGSYMLPECDVLFHSSTGQVFPATSKHIRDYGLSVMIPDMPGGKGYISAKPAGTAATGVKLPFEVKALTPLLAVRADQMDIGGFGQKIMPAGPQGVKIYKSNITKPNVPPFECQASYEVYRNGSVYTYVYSFKIEEFAVTQRYLKWMGINWPDRNDGALKYGVILSKSGMNSYEANYVKGEIRPGDWFLIGGGGKKSFCVYIQSKRPPAQGKTVQIDDFQSWPIFIYDFMAPQ; from the coding sequence ATGACTTACGGCAGATCGGCGCGCTTCTCGGCAGCGGCAGCGATGATCCTGTTTTCCCTGGCCTTCTCAATCCCCTCCCACGGAATCGACGCTCCGGGCATCAAGACCATGAGCCCGCCCGCGCAAACGACTACATCGCCCTACCAGGTCCAGCCGGCTCCCAAGGCGGGTCCGGCGGGGATCGGTTCGACCGGCGCGTCGGAATGCATCCTGACCTCGGTCTCGCCGGTGGCCGCCGAGGTGGGGAACGAGATCGTGCTCACCGGGCAGGGGCTGAGCGGGAGCTGCTCGGTCTATTTCCAGAACGCCTCCGGAGGGGCCTACGCCGCGGGCAGCCAGACCATCAGCCCTACGCAGATGAAGGTCATCGTGCCTGTCCTGGCTTCGGGGATGGGGACGATTTCGGTAAGACCCAGGAACAGCGCTCTTCCGGCGGGCATCCAGGCCGCGATGGGCGCCAAGCCCTTCGAGGTGAAGCCGACGGTGCCCGTGCTGCAGAGCGTCTCGCATGCTCCCGCCACGACAGGGGAGCAGATCAACGTTTACGGATCGAACTTCAAGCAGGGCGAACCGTACGGCGCATGGTTCGTTTCCTCCACGGGGAAAAGGGTGCCTGCGCCGCCGCTTACCTGGCTTACCGCGACTTCGTTCCGTGTCACCGTGCCGGACCTGGAGCAGAACTTCGGGTATCAGGACGGCGCCCAGTATCCGGATACCTTTTTCGTCACCCGGGGGAGCACGCCGAGCAACCGGCTTCCTCTGAAGGTCCTTCCCGCGCCCCGCTGCCTGTTGAAGACCGTCACACCGGTGGCGGAGTATGCCACGGGGTTCGTGACCCTGAACGGAAGCTACATGCTTCCTGAATGCGATGTCCTCTTCCATTCATCGACGGGGCAGGTGTTCCCGGCCACGAGCAAGCACATCAGGGATTACGGACTCAGCGTGATGATCCCCGATATGCCGGGCGGCAAGGGGTACATTTCCGCCAAACCGGCGGGAACCGCCGCGACGGGCGTCAAGCTCCCCTTCGAGGTCAAGGCACTGACACCCTTGCTGGCCGTGAGGGCCGATCAGATGGATATCGGAGGGTTCGGGCAGAAAATCATGCCTGCCGGTCCGCAGGGGGTAAAAATCTATAAGTCCAACATCACCAAACCGAACGTCCCTCCGTTCGAGTGCCAGGCATCGTACGAGGTGTACCGGAACGGCAGTGTCTACACTTACGTGTACAGCTTCAAGATCGAGGAGTTCGCCGTCACCCAGAGATATCTCAAGTGGATGGGCATCAACTGGCCGGACCGCAACGACGGCGCCTTGAAGTATGGAGTCATCCTGTCCAAATCGGGCATGAACAGCTATGAGGCGAATTACGTCAAGGGGGAGATCCGGCCCGGGGATTGGTTCCTGATCGGCGGGGGAGGAAAGAAGAGCTTCTGCGTCTATATCCAGTCGAAGCGCCCGCCCGCGCAGGGAAAGACGGTCCAGATCGACGACTTCCAGTCGTGGCCGATCTTCATCTACGACTTCATGGCTCCGCAGTAA
- a CDS encoding PEGA domain-containing protein, producing the protein MKKMLMVILIAMVSSYGCATLVTGTSQKISVSSSPDNAMISIDNVFVGNSPISVDVNKDTGKYLLVEKEGYYPKKMLLTTKMSNWFWGNIVGLLFFDLSSGTDALTKGMLEYSPDQYYITLDPINTLTSGMDIYEARREVKLFIVSNHSDIIKELNAGRGEYVKTLLRILKIADENSDAAIMKIKGLSQAYSEAPDFSERVVELFLGKEST; encoded by the coding sequence ATGAAGAAAATGTTAATGGTGATTTTGATAGCGATGGTCTCTTCTTATGGCTGTGCGACCCTTGTTACCGGGACATCGCAAAAAATATCTGTCTCATCTTCTCCGGACAACGCTATGATCAGCATAGACAATGTATTTGTCGGAAATTCTCCGATAAGCGTTGATGTAAATAAAGATACCGGAAAGTACCTATTAGTGGAAAAAGAAGGATATTATCCCAAAAAGATGCTTTTGACTACGAAAATGAGCAATTGGTTTTGGGGTAATATCGTAGGATTATTATTTTTTGATCTATCCTCAGGCACGGATGCGCTCACCAAAGGAATGCTGGAATATTCTCCGGATCAATATTATATAACACTTGATCCGATAAATACCTTGACAAGCGGCATGGACATATATGAAGCCAGAAGAGAAGTCAAATTGTTCATTGTTTCTAACCATTCAGACATAATAAAAGAGCTGAACGCAGGACGTGGAGAATACGTAAAAACCTTGTTGAGAATCCTGAAAATAGCCGATGAGAATTCCGATGCGGCTATCATGAAGATCAAGGGGCTGTCACAAGCTTATTCGGAGGCACCCGATTTTTCCGAAAGAGTCGTGGAGTTGTTTTTAGGTAAGGAATCAACCTGA
- a CDS encoding heme-binding protein, whose protein sequence is MMYGPPIDLATAKKVVEAAEAEATRNGWTVVICVVDSTGHVVLLERIDHTQYGSIDLARAKAQTALDYKRPTKSFEEGIAAGGFNVRWLSVNGVCALEGGILLQRDGRIVGAIGVSGAKSTEDAQVAEAGAKALL, encoded by the coding sequence ATGATGTACGGCCCCCCCATCGACCTGGCAACCGCGAAAAAGGTTGTCGAGGCAGCGGAGGCAGAGGCGACCAGGAACGGATGGACCGTGGTCATCTGCGTCGTCGACAGCACGGGCCATGTGGTGCTCCTGGAGAGGATCGATCATACCCAGTACGGAAGCATCGATCTCGCCCGGGCGAAGGCGCAGACCGCGCTCGACTACAAGCGGCCCACGAAGTCGTTCGAGGAGGGGATCGCGGCAGGCGGGTTCAACGTTAGATGGCTGTCGGTGAACGGCGTCTGCGCGCTGGAGGGCGGCATCCTTCTGCAGCGGGACGGCAGGATCGTCGGCGCCATCGGAGTCTCGGGCGCCAAATCCACGGAGGACGCCCAGGTGGCCGAGGCGGGGGCGAAGGCGCTCCTGTAA
- a CDS encoding nucleoside deaminase produces MENSPSDRERTKRFLRRAIELARKGLEAGDGGPFGALVVKGDEIVGEGWNRVVGSNDPTAHGEIVAIREACRRIGDFRLEGCELYTSFEPCPMCLAAAYWARIDRVYYGLGADVAAGIGFDDRFLYEQMAVLPEKRKIPCIHVADEEAQKLLKAYAADPDRARY; encoded by the coding sequence ATGGAAAACTCTCCAAGCGACCGGGAGCGTACGAAACGTTTTCTCCGGCGCGCGATCGAACTGGCCCGCAAGGGGCTGGAAGCGGGCGACGGCGGCCCTTTCGGCGCATTGGTCGTGAAAGGCGACGAGATCGTCGGCGAGGGCTGGAACCGCGTCGTCGGCTCCAACGATCCGACCGCGCACGGGGAGATCGTCGCGATCCGCGAGGCCTGCCGGCGGATCGGGGATTTCCGCCTCGAGGGTTGCGAGCTGTACACCAGCTTCGAGCCGTGCCCGATGTGCCTCGCCGCCGCCTACTGGGCGAGGATCGACAGGGTCTATTACGGCCTCGGAGCGGACGTCGCGGCCGGCATCGGCTTCGACGACCGGTTCCTCTACGAACAGATGGCCGTTCTCCCGGAGAAGCGCAAGATCCCCTGCATCCATGTGGCGGACGAAGAGGCGCAGAAGCTGCTGAAGGCGTACGCAGCCGACCCGGACCGGGCGAGATATTGA
- a CDS encoding isoamylase early set domain-containing protein has product MAIREKAKTNGAAETIGKKVKFEYSAPEAKEVFLAGNFNRWDTRANPMKKDRKGIWKATLSLEPGRYEYRLIADGGWENDPSCADCVANEFGGENCVRIVP; this is encoded by the coding sequence ATGGCAATAAGGGAGAAAGCGAAAACCAACGGCGCCGCCGAGACGATCGGCAAAAAGGTGAAATTCGAATATTCCGCCCCGGAGGCGAAAGAGGTGTTCCTGGCGGGGAATTTCAACCGATGGGATACCCGCGCGAACCCGATGAAGAAGGACAGGAAGGGAATTTGGAAGGCGACTCTCTCCCTGGAACCCGGGAGATACGAATACCGCCTGATCGCGGACGGCGGCTGGGAAAACGATCCCTCCTGCGCCGACTGCGTCGCGAATGAATTCGGCGGGGAGAACTGCGTCAGGATCGTCCCGTAA
- a CDS encoding phosphohydrolase: GKYQEAEGPAVAAEMLMELDYSKDVINRVCYLVGHHHTYTEIDGIDYQILVEADFLVNMYEDEMSPDAIKSTLNKVFRTKTGKWLCETINIK, encoded by the coding sequence GGAAAATACCAGGAGGCGGAAGGGCCTGCCGTGGCTGCGGAAATGCTTATGGAACTTGATTATTCAAAAGATGTCATCAATAGGGTTTGCTACCTGGTGGGTCATCATCATACATATACGGAAATCGACGGAATAGATTATCAAATACTGGTTGAAGCAGATTTTCTTGTTAATATGTATGAAGATGAAATGAGTCCGGATGCAATAAAATCTACTCTAAATAAAGTATTTCGAACAAAAACCGGAAAATGGCTTTGCGAAACCATAAACATCAAATGA